The following proteins are co-located in the Siansivirga zeaxanthinifaciens CC-SAMT-1 genome:
- a CDS encoding CoA-binding protein: protein MNKKTLVVGASLKPDRYSNFAIRKLKNSNIEVVALGLKSGEVAGVFISKDLVDYKDIHTVTLYLNPQNQIAYYDYIVSLKPKRVIFNPGTENSEFYKILDENNINYEVACTLVLLSTNQF, encoded by the coding sequence ATGAATAAAAAAACTTTAGTAGTAGGAGCTTCATTAAAACCAGATAGGTATTCAAATTTTGCTATTCGAAAATTAAAAAATTCAAATATTGAAGTTGTGGCATTGGGTTTGAAATCTGGTGAGGTTGCTGGTGTTTTTATCTCTAAAGATTTGGTCGATTATAAAGACATTCATACGGTTACGTTATATCTTAATCCTCAAAATCAAATAGCTTACTACGATTATATTGTATCGTTAAAGCCAAAACGTGTAATTTTTAACCCAGGTACAGAAAATTCCGAATTTTATAAAATTTTAGATGAAAACAACATAAATTATGAGGTGGCTTGCACCTTAGTTTTGCTTTCTACTAATCAATTTTAA
- a CDS encoding 3-oxoacyl-ACP synthase III family protein yields MYNSKIIGLGKYVPDNVVTNNDLSKMMDTNDAWIQERTGIKERRWVKEGSGDTTATMGVKAAKIAIERAGIDKDDIDFIVFATLSPDMYFPGPGVQVQHALGIKTVGALDVRNQCSGFVYALSVADNFIKTGMYKNILVIGSELHSHGLDKTTRGRSVSVIFGDGAGAAVLTREENNSKGILSTHLHSEGEHAEELVLIAPGLGKRWVNDILKDNDPNDESYFPYMNGQFVFKNAVVRFSEVIMEGLIKNNLQVDAIDMLIPHQANLRIAQFIQKKFKLNDDQVFNNIQKYGNTTAASIPIALTEAWEEGKIKEGDTVVLAAFGSGFTWGSVIIKW; encoded by the coding sequence ATGTACAATTCTAAAATAATTGGCTTAGGTAAATATGTGCCAGACAATGTAGTTACAAATAACGATTTGTCTAAAATGATGGATACCAATGATGCATGGATACAAGAGCGCACAGGCATTAAGGAACGCCGTTGGGTAAAAGAAGGTTCTGGCGACACTACAGCAACTATGGGCGTTAAGGCAGCGAAAATCGCCATTGAACGCGCTGGAATTGATAAAGATGATATCGATTTTATTGTGTTTGCTACGTTGAGTCCCGATATGTATTTTCCTGGTCCTGGCGTGCAAGTACAGCATGCTTTGGGTATTAAAACAGTTGGCGCCTTAGATGTACGTAACCAATGTTCGGGCTTTGTATATGCGCTGTCGGTTGCCGATAATTTTATTAAAACGGGCATGTATAAAAATATACTTGTTATTGGTAGTGAATTGCATTCGCATGGTTTAGACAAAACAACTCGCGGAAGAAGTGTATCGGTTATTTTTGGAGATGGAGCCGGGGCTGCCGTTTTAACACGCGAAGAAAATAATAGCAAAGGCATTTTATCGACCCATTTACACAGTGAAGGCGAACATGCCGAAGAATTGGTACTTATTGCCCCCGGGCTGGGTAAGCGTTGGGTGAATGACATTTTAAAAGATAACGACCCTAACGACGAAAGTTATTTTCCTTACATGAATGGACAATTTGTATTTAAAAATGCGGTGGTTCGTTTTAGTGAAGTCATTATGGAAGGTTTAATTAAAAATAATCTTCAGGTGGATGCTATTGATATGTTAATTCCGCATCAGGCCAATTTGAGGATTGCACAGTTTATTCAGAAAAAGTTTAAACTTAATGACGATCAGGTTTTTAATAATATTCAAAAGTATGGAAACACCACAGCAGCTTCGATTCCTATAGCTTTAACAGAAGCATGGGAAGAAGGTAAAATAAAAGAAGGTGATACCGTTGTATTGGCAGCCTTTGGAAGTGGTTTTACTTGGGGTAGTGTCATTATTAAATGGTAA
- the recR gene encoding recombination mediator RecR has protein sequence MEFSSKLLERAVNEMSQLPGIGKRTALRLVLHMLKQPKEQATALSEALLNMRNDVKFCKSCYNISDVEICEICSNPVRDQSIVCVVEDVRDVMAIENTNSFKGLYHVLGGKISPMDGIGPHDLNVQSLVDKVKEGKIKELFFALSSTMEGDTTNFYIFKQIQDYNIFTSTIARGISVGDELEYADEITLSRSIVNRVPFENSLKL, from the coding sequence ATGGAATTTTCATCGAAGTTGTTAGAACGAGCAGTTAACGAAATGTCGCAATTACCTGGTATTGGTAAGCGTACGGCATTGCGTTTGGTTTTGCATATGTTAAAACAACCCAAAGAGCAAGCAACAGCCCTATCTGAAGCCTTGCTTAATATGCGAAACGACGTTAAGTTTTGTAAGTCGTGTTATAATATTAGCGATGTAGAAATTTGTGAAATATGTTCCAATCCCGTTAGAGATCAATCTATTGTATGTGTTGTTGAAGATGTTCGCGACGTTATGGCTATTGAAAACACAAATTCCTTTAAAGGCTTATACCATGTTCTTGGTGGCAAAATTTCACCAATGGATGGTATTGGACCTCATGATTTAAATGTACAGTCTCTAGTAGATAAAGTGAAAGAAGGTAAAATAAAAGAATTGTTTTTTGCGTTAAGTTCTACTATGGAAGGTGACACAACCAATTTTTATATTTTTAAACAAATTCAAGACTATAATATTTTTACTTCAACTATTGCCAGAGGAATCTCTGTAGGTGACGAATTAGAGTATGCCGACGAAATTACCTTAAGCAGAAGTATAGTAAATCGTGTGCCTTTTGAGAATTCTTTAAAACTTTAA
- a CDS encoding sodium:solute symporter, which yields MSATQILFLIAAYFIVLILISYFTGKEDSNEAFFKANKSAPWYLVAFGMIGASLSGVTFISVPGAVEANQFGYLQVVFGYFFGYLVIAYVLLPIYYKLNLTSIYTYLRDRFGVTSYKTGSTAFLISRIVGASFRLFLVAKVLQLLVFNHFHIPFFITVIITILLIWLYTFKGGIKTIIFTDTLQTLFMLVSVVVTISFLASALDLNSISDIYTNVKESALSKVFFFENINDPQFFIKSFLSGMFITITMTGLDQDMMQKNLTCKNIKDAQKNMISFSVVLIFVNILFLILGLLLTQYASSHNLLVSKDNLFPTIAMLPEIGMVTSGFFILGLIAAAYSSADSALTSLTTAFCIDIVEIDKKPEASQKRIRKQIHGFISALLVIVIIIFDALFKDVSVIWELFKAAGYTYGPLLGLFAFGILTKSEIKDKYVWIIALIAPILSFYINKYSPDLLNGYQIGFEILLINGLLTFIGLKLISRKQN from the coding sequence ATGTCTGCTACGCAAATCTTATTTCTTATTGCTGCCTATTTTATTGTATTAATACTAATTTCTTATTTCACAGGAAAGGAAGACTCTAACGAAGCCTTTTTTAAAGCCAATAAATCGGCACCATGGTATTTAGTAGCATTTGGCATGATTGGCGCTTCACTATCGGGCGTTACCTTTATATCGGTTCCCGGTGCTGTAGAAGCCAATCAATTTGGGTATTTACAAGTGGTTTTTGGGTATTTTTTTGGATACTTAGTAATCGCCTACGTGCTTTTACCTATTTATTACAAACTTAATTTAACTTCTATCTACACCTATTTAAGAGATCGGTTTGGGGTAACCAGCTACAAAACAGGCTCTACCGCCTTTTTAATTTCAAGAATTGTTGGCGCCTCTTTTAGATTGTTTTTGGTTGCAAAAGTTTTACAGTTATTAGTTTTTAACCACTTTCACATTCCCTTCTTTATAACGGTAATTATAACCATACTTCTTATTTGGCTTTACACGTTTAAAGGCGGTATTAAAACGATTATTTTTACAGATACACTACAAACACTTTTCATGCTTGTTTCTGTGGTGGTTACTATAAGTTTTTTGGCTTCGGCATTAGATTTAAATAGTATTTCAGATATCTACACCAATGTTAAAGAAAGTGCTTTATCTAAAGTTTTCTTTTTTGAAAACATAAACGACCCCCAATTTTTTATTAAAAGCTTTTTATCTGGCATGTTTATAACCATTACAATGACAGGATTAGACCAGGATATGATGCAAAAAAACCTAACCTGCAAAAATATTAAGGACGCACAAAAAAACATGATCTCATTTAGTGTCGTTTTAATTTTTGTAAACATCCTTTTTTTAATTCTGGGATTGTTGCTTACCCAATATGCAAGTTCACATAACCTCTTAGTTAGTAAAGATAACCTCTTCCCTACCATAGCCATGTTACCAGAGATTGGCATGGTAACATCGGGATTTTTTATTCTAGGTCTTATCGCTGCAGCCTACAGCAGTGCAGATTCGGCTTTAACATCGTTAACCACCGCTTTTTGTATTGATATTGTTGAAATTGACAAAAAACCAGAGGCTTCACAAAAAAGAATACGGAAACAAATTCATGGTTTTATAAGCGCTTTATTGGTAATTGTGATTATTATTTTTGATGCGCTTTTTAAAGACGTTTCTGTAATTTGGGAATTATTTAAAGCCGCTGGATACACTTATGGTCCGTTGCTAGGTTTATTTGCATTCGGAATTTTAACAAAATCTGAAATTAAAGATAAATACGTTTGGATTATAGCTTTAATTGCTCCAATCCTATCATTTTATATAAATAAATATTCGCCCGATTTACTTAATGGCTATCAAATTGGTTTTGAAATCCTTTTAATTAATGGCTTATTAACTTTTATTGGTTTAAAATTGATTAGTAGAAAGCAAAACTAA